A segment of the Alistipes communis genome:
TCCGATCTGCCAGCGCTGTCCGTATGCCGGTACGACGGCCAGAACGAGCAGACAACATGCTAAAAGTCTACTATTCATCATTTTTTACTTTTTCAAATCGTCGATCCGTATATCGAACCGGTCGTAATCGGCCGTCCGCCAGGCATTCCGCGCCGTGATGCGCGACAGGGCGAACAACGGCGAAAAGGTCCGCACGCCAATCGTCCGTCCGTCGGGCCTGAACTCTAAAATCCGCAGCCAGCAGTCGCCGCCGTTGCCGAACCAGCCGCCGTCGCCGGCCTGCGAGTTGAACATCATCTGGGGAATCCGGCGCCCGTCGGCCGCCCGGTCCACGCGATAGGCCGAAGTCGTCCGGTAATCGATCCCGGCAACTCCGTCGGCACCGCTCTCCATGTCGATCTTCGGAGGAGTCCCCGTATGGCCGCAGAGCACCAGACAAATGTTCTTCGAAGGATAGACCAGTTTCTCCCAAACGGCCTGCGGCCAGTTTCGGGGCGTAAGTTTGTAGCCCTCGCCTTTTTTGCGACTGCCGTCCGTATCGAGAAACGAATGGGTCAGGACGATTACCCGGTGGTTGCGGTATTTTTCCGACTCGATCAGACCGCGCGCCCAGTCGAGCGCCTCGTCGCGGGGCGCGAATTCGAAAGCGATCACCAGCAGATCGCCCCACGCCGCATCATGGAATTCATAGGCGGCATTCTCCAGCGTATGAACATTTTCGTGATTGAGGCCGACAGCGGCCAGATGCGCGACGATCTCGGTATTGCGTTCGGGATAGATGTACTGCGGCATCATCGAAAGGCGATTTTCCGCCGCAACGTAGCCCACGTCGTGATTCCCTTGACAAACGATATAGGGAATCCGGCCGTCCAGCCGTTCCAAGGCCCGTGAAACGGCACTCCATTGCTGCCGCGACGTCTGGTCGCCGTTGTGGAAGTGCGCGGGATCGCCGCCCGTAAGCTGATCGTTCTGTTCCACCATGTCACCGGTGAACAGCGCGGCCCGAATTCGCAGACGATCGATATTTTGAGCGACCCACGCCGTCATCAGTTCGAACAGCGGCTGGTTGGCGGCGAATTTGATCTGGCTCTGCGGGTCGGGTATCAGAATCATGGAGAACGACCCCTCCTCTTCGAGCGTCGGCCGTACGGGAATCTGCGGCTCGCTGTGCCGCACTTGCGCAAAAAGGGTCAGCACCGCCCATCCTGCGATCAGCGACATCATCAATTTTTTCATTCGATGCGGATATTTCGGTTATCGTTTTGCCGGAAGCCGATGATTTTTCGGATAACTGAACGTATTGTCCAACAGCCACCGGCCTTTGTAAATCTTGAAATATTCGGGGCCCGTGTATACGGGAGCTCCGTCAATGGCGACCAGTGCATTGGACCACCACTGTTCGGTCGGCCGCAGCACGATGGTCGGATAGCCGGAAGGGCCCGACGAGGCGCTCTTCAGGTGTCGAAGCTCATCGGCTACGGCGACCTCGTCGAAGCGTTTGCGTTTCGGATCGAA
Coding sequences within it:
- a CDS encoding metallophosphoesterase, with protein sequence MKKLMMSLIAGWAVLTLFAQVRHSEPQIPVRPTLEEEGSFSMILIPDPQSQIKFAANQPLFELMTAWVAQNIDRLRIRAALFTGDMVEQNDQLTGGDPAHFHNGDQTSRQQWSAVSRALERLDGRIPYIVCQGNHDVGYVAAENRLSMMPQYIYPERNTEIVAHLAAVGLNHENVHTLENAAYEFHDAAWGDLLVIAFEFAPRDEALDWARGLIESEKYRNHRVIVLTHSFLDTDGSRKKGEGYKLTPRNWPQAVWEKLVYPSKNICLVLCGHTGTPPKIDMESGADGVAGIDYRTTSAYRVDRAADGRRIPQMMFNSQAGDGGWFGNGGDCWLRILEFRPDGRTIGVRTFSPLFALSRITARNAWRTADYDRFDIRIDDLKK